In the genome of Halobacterium noricense, one region contains:
- a CDS encoding amidohydrolase family protein: MGTSTDQLDPDREVPEQAFEDHIIDLDFHVNPMEEELLSYVDDSVVRDKLSTEFGATPVKGKWDAAFAIKEGTEGLFTQGRAKYADDVREACEKFAIDEPIVNPGINNLNLQHNPVLKNGVAQAANDYMLDHFADEGVATSMMVPKWDPEYAVEEIERVGSEDNIVAAYSWFDPKVPWGSEQFDPVFEALVENDLPLLLHGSLAYWPQQSYIGDEMLTWTEVLGFDWPIHGMVNVVNMIMRGVFDRFPDLNVVLQEAGHWWVPFVRYRMDEFYEMHPEDIKITPRKHNSGEQYLDRTPSEYLRDNFYLCTQPFALPRNAGDAEDMLNLSLAEDMFIYSSDWPHQTLDPPTWFYTSRAFDENTRESILHKNAEEILRLS, from the coding sequence ATGGGAACGTCTACCGACCAGTTAGATCCGGACCGTGAGGTCCCTGAACAAGCGTTCGAGGACCACATCATCGACCTCGACTTCCACGTCAACCCCATGGAAGAGGAGTTACTGTCGTACGTCGACGACAGCGTGGTTCGAGACAAACTCTCGACCGAGTTCGGTGCCACACCGGTCAAAGGCAAGTGGGACGCCGCATTCGCGATCAAAGAAGGGACCGAAGGGCTATTCACGCAAGGACGGGCCAAATACGCTGATGACGTTCGTGAAGCCTGCGAGAAATTCGCTATCGACGAGCCCATCGTCAATCCCGGGATTAACAACCTCAATCTCCAGCACAACCCCGTATTGAAAAACGGCGTCGCACAGGCGGCGAACGACTATATGCTGGACCACTTCGCCGACGAAGGAGTGGCGACGTCGATGATGGTCCCGAAGTGGGATCCTGAATACGCCGTCGAGGAAATCGAACGGGTTGGCAGCGAGGACAACATCGTGGCGGCGTACTCCTGGTTCGACCCGAAAGTCCCGTGGGGGAGCGAGCAGTTCGACCCCGTCTTCGAAGCACTGGTTGAAAACGACCTCCCGCTGTTGCTTCATGGGTCGCTCGCGTACTGGCCGCAGCAGTCCTACATCGGGGACGAGATGCTGACCTGGACCGAAGTGCTCGGATTCGATTGGCCGATACATGGCATGGTCAACGTGGTCAATATGATCATGCGTGGCGTCTTCGACCGATTCCCCGATCTGAACGTCGTCCTTCAGGAAGCCGGACACTGGTGGGTGCCGTTCGTCCGCTATCGGATGGACGAATTCTACGAGATGCATCCGGAAGACATCAAAATCACGCCGCGAAAGCACAACTCCGGCGAGCAGTATCTCGACAGAACCCCCAGCGAATATCTCCGCGACAACTTCTACCTCTGCACACAGCCGTTCGCATTACCCCGGAATGCGGGCGACGCAGAGGATATGTTGAATCTCAGCCTCGCGGAAGACATGTTCATCTATTCCAGCGACTGGCCACACCAGACGCTTGACCCGCCGACGTGGTTCTACACGTCGCGTGCCTTCGACGAGAACACCCGAGAGTCAATCCTCCACAAAAACGCCGAAGAGATCCTCCGGCTCTCATAA
- a CDS encoding MaoC family dehydratase: MVRYFEDIEVGESYDLGSYVAEKEEVLSFARRYDPQPIHTNPEVARETIFGGLIASGWHTASSCMALMVDGFLSETATLGSFGLDELRWRNPVYPGDTIDVEVEILETTASESHDDRGYVQNAVRGENDDSEEVIYWRATNILVTDVAANEWPVHEM; this comes from the coding sequence ATGGTTCGCTATTTTGAGGACATCGAGGTCGGCGAGTCGTACGATCTCGGCTCTTATGTAGCTGAGAAAGAGGAGGTACTATCGTTCGCACGACGATACGACCCGCAACCGATCCATACCAATCCCGAAGTTGCACGGGAAACAATATTCGGCGGTCTTATCGCCAGTGGATGGCATACAGCTAGTTCGTGCATGGCTCTCATGGTCGATGGGTTCTTGTCCGAGACGGCGACTCTCGGCTCCTTTGGGCTGGACGAGCTTCGTTGGCGCAACCCGGTCTATCCCGGTGACACCATCGACGTCGAGGTTGAAATACTGGAAACGACGGCATCCGAGAGCCACGACGATCGTGGATATGTTCAGAACGCGGTTCGGGGTGAAAACGACGACAGTGAGGAGGTCATCTATTGGCGAGCGACGAATATCCTCGTTACTGATGTCGCAGCGAATGAATGGCCCGTACACGAGATGTGA
- a CDS encoding acyl-CoA synthetase gives MQPAIPSEYLPEASEAPDYIYSLPELHYPKKINAAEELVDKHVQEGKSSNVAIYFQDQEITYAELQERVNRMANALRNHGVEAGDRVVVRFPNRPEAIVSCLATQKIGAVALPSMKLLRAKELEYIINNAEAHTVVVYDDLLNEIENALPELDTVEQVIVAERNGIEHDHLSYDTLLTEADTDVEGYDTNRDDPALMLYTSGTTGRPKGAIHTHRGILATADSYAKYCLEPTEADVFGGNPPLPFAYGYGDLVTFPLRFGASTSLVEDASPGDLLEAIEDHRISVLCSIPTGFNQILSKYPNGPDEYDVSSLRVGLSAGEPLTPATYGEFSSEYGIKLLDGIGTTEMLHIFVSHRHDEEIDPSATGYSVPGYECKIIDPETGDELDRGESGLLAVRGPTGIEYWNRPQKQAESVKDGWSIPGDIFVQREDGRLEYKSREDDLIISSGYNIPGPEVEAVIEGHDDVAEVAVVGVPDEERGEIVKAYVVPSEDVTRGDDLVDSIQNLVKNTLAPYKYPRDVEFMDELPRTETGKIRRKELRE, from the coding sequence ATGCAACCAGCCATCCCTTCAGAGTACCTCCCAGAGGCATCCGAAGCACCCGATTACATCTACTCTCTCCCAGAACTACACTACCCAAAGAAGATCAACGCTGCCGAGGAGTTAGTCGATAAGCACGTCCAGGAAGGCAAGAGCAGTAACGTCGCGATCTATTTTCAGGATCAAGAAATCACTTACGCCGAACTTCAGGAACGAGTGAATCGGATGGCGAACGCACTTCGAAACCACGGGGTGGAGGCAGGTGATCGGGTTGTCGTCAGATTCCCAAATCGGCCGGAAGCGATCGTTAGCTGCCTCGCGACACAGAAGATTGGTGCCGTCGCACTCCCCTCGATGAAGCTCCTCCGGGCGAAGGAGTTGGAGTACATAATCAATAACGCCGAGGCTCACACGGTCGTTGTGTATGATGACTTGCTTAACGAGATCGAGAATGCACTTCCGGAACTCGATACAGTTGAACAGGTGATTGTCGCAGAGCGGAATGGGATTGAACATGATCACCTGAGCTACGATACGCTCCTCACCGAGGCAGACACCGATGTTGAGGGATACGATACGAATCGTGATGACCCCGCGCTGATGCTATACACGAGCGGGACAACTGGCCGCCCGAAAGGGGCGATACACACGCACAGGGGGATATTGGCTACTGCAGACTCATATGCCAAATACTGCCTTGAGCCAACCGAAGCGGATGTTTTCGGTGGCAATCCTCCACTTCCCTTCGCGTACGGATATGGTGACTTAGTCACATTCCCGCTGCGCTTCGGCGCAAGTACCAGCCTCGTCGAAGACGCGAGTCCCGGTGATTTACTTGAAGCGATTGAAGACCACAGGATCTCGGTCCTGTGCTCGATTCCCACGGGCTTCAATCAAATTCTATCCAAGTATCCCAACGGCCCGGACGAGTACGATGTCAGTTCACTGCGCGTTGGACTAAGTGCTGGTGAACCGCTCACACCAGCAACGTACGGTGAATTTTCGTCCGAGTATGGCATCAAGCTGCTGGATGGAATTGGCACGACGGAGATGCTCCACATCTTCGTCAGCCACCGGCATGATGAGGAAATTGACCCCAGCGCGACTGGATATTCGGTACCCGGATACGAATGTAAGATTATCGACCCGGAAACTGGTGACGAACTCGATCGAGGTGAATCTGGACTGCTCGCTGTTCGTGGCCCGACTGGGATCGAATACTGGAATCGTCCACAGAAGCAGGCAGAATCCGTCAAAGACGGGTGGTCCATCCCCGGAGATATCTTTGTTCAGCGCGAAGACGGCCGTCTCGAATACAAATCTCGTGAGGATGACCTCATCATTTCCAGTGGTTATAACATTCCTGGGCCCGAAGTTGAGGCTGTAATCGAGGGGCACGACGATGTTGCCGAAGTTGCCGTTGTCGGCGTCCCCGATGAGGAACGGGGCGAGATTGTCAAAGCGTACGTGGTTCCTTCTGAGGACGTAACTCGAGGAGATGACCTCGTTGACAGCATCCAGAACCTCGTCAAGAACACGCTGGCACCGTATAAGTATCCTCGAGATGTTGAGTTTATGGACGAACTGCCTCGTACCGAAACCGGGAAAATCAGGAGAAAAGAGCTGCGTGAATAA
- a CDS encoding SDR family NAD(P)-dependent oxidoreductase: MSASHSNVLEAFNFEGQTVCITGAGKGIGASVAEAFGSLGANVVVTDHHGERAEAVAERISDEYDGRAIGHETDVTDYDAAVAMVEATVEEFGRLDVLVNNAGKAGSQDFVDSEPEDWDEKLQVSLYGTLNCTHAALPGMIERGEGSIINYASSSYRGNDPGLSVYGASKAANRSFTKTLAAEVGDSGVRVNCVCPGTVETESTKDFVEKYREKLGESYALGRVGQPEEVADGVVFLASDAASWITGETLHVDGGYMRR; this comes from the coding sequence GTGTCAGCTAGTCACTCCAACGTCCTCGAGGCCTTCAATTTCGAGGGGCAGACTGTATGCATAACGGGCGCCGGAAAAGGGATCGGGGCATCCGTGGCGGAGGCCTTCGGTTCGCTTGGCGCCAACGTTGTCGTTACAGACCACCACGGTGAACGCGCGGAAGCCGTCGCTGAGCGCATCTCGGACGAATATGATGGACGGGCAATCGGTCATGAGACCGATGTCACGGATTACGACGCTGCCGTGGCTATGGTTGAAGCGACCGTGGAAGAATTTGGTCGTCTCGACGTACTCGTCAATAATGCCGGCAAGGCTGGCAGCCAGGACTTCGTAGACTCTGAACCTGAAGACTGGGACGAGAAGCTTCAGGTCTCACTGTACGGAACGCTCAACTGTACGCATGCCGCCCTTCCGGGGATGATTGAGCGTGGCGAAGGCAGCATCATCAATTACGCCAGTTCATCCTATCGCGGTAACGATCCCGGATTATCGGTGTATGGCGCCTCCAAGGCTGCTAACCGGTCATTTACGAAGACACTCGCCGCCGAGGTCGGCGATTCGGGTGTTCGAGTCAACTGCGTCTGTCCCGGGACCGTGGAAACGGAATCGACGAAAGATTTCGTCGAGAAGTATCGTGAGAAACTCGGCGAATCATACGCACTCGGCCGTGTCGGACAGCCTGAAGAAGTCGCGGATGGCGTGGTTTTTCTCGCAAGTGACGCCGCAAGTTGGATAACCGGAGAGACACTCCACGTCGACGGTGGATACATGCGTCGCTAG
- a CDS encoding ABC transporter ATP-binding protein yields the protein MLTAANIRKTFGGLVAIDGVDLEIGRGEIVGLIGPNGAGKTTLFNTITGMLEPEEGTDITFNGEDLVSLETHEIARTGLLRTFQIVRVFDEMTVFENAVAGAMFGTEESISREQAEERAREVLAFVGLEDKSEMKAGSLPIAQQKQLELARTVASDPDLVLLDEIASGLTPGEIEELSDTIRRLRDDRGISVFWIEHIMDAIMGTADRIIVLKSGQKIAEGTPEDIRNNKAVTEAYLGADDA from the coding sequence ATGCTTACGGCCGCGAACATACGCAAGACGTTCGGCGGTCTCGTCGCCATCGACGGGGTTGATCTCGAGATCGGACGCGGCGAGATTGTCGGGCTTATTGGTCCAAATGGCGCTGGCAAAACGACCTTGTTCAACACCATTACCGGTATGCTTGAACCCGAGGAAGGGACTGATATCACCTTCAACGGGGAGGACCTGGTCTCGCTCGAAACTCATGAAATCGCGCGCACTGGGTTACTGCGAACGTTCCAGATCGTGCGGGTGTTTGATGAGATGACTGTCTTCGAGAACGCGGTCGCCGGAGCGATGTTCGGTACTGAAGAATCCATTTCCCGAGAACAGGCCGAAGAGCGGGCCCGCGAGGTGCTGGCGTTTGTCGGGCTTGAGGACAAATCTGAGATGAAGGCAGGGAGCCTCCCGATTGCCCAGCAGAAGCAACTTGAGCTCGCTCGGACAGTAGCATCAGACCCTGATCTCGTCCTGCTTGACGAGATCGCGAGTGGTCTGACACCGGGTGAAATTGAGGAGCTTTCCGATACTATACGGCGGCTCCGGGACGACCGAGGTATCTCCGTCTTCTGGATTGAACATATTATGGACGCGATTATGGGTACCGCCGATCGGATCATAGTCCTCAAAAGTGGACAAAAGATCGCAGAAGGGACGCCCGAAGACATCAGGAACAACAAGGCTGTTACTGAAGCCTACTTAGGGGCTGATGATGCATGA
- a CDS encoding GNAT family N-acetyltransferase: MTANAEDTDSVCTGWKNSSCEGTEHCPPRCPRFFDDDGTARIARRFEPTDFDAVVDMYDDLDAYSRTQGIPPTTRSKIIDWIESLFEEGWNLVVDGDGEQIIAHTAAIPDSAPRPELVIFVHQSVRNRGIGTELLKHLVAHAGAREHEGLKLHVSRGNKHAITVYENIGFDVAKREASDLEMELPMSHPIADRVQLPPAEREE; this comes from the coding sequence ATGACTGCGAATGCAGAGGACACCGACTCGGTCTGTACGGGGTGGAAAAACTCGTCGTGCGAGGGGACCGAACACTGTCCGCCGCGCTGTCCGCGGTTCTTCGACGATGACGGGACAGCCCGGATCGCTCGACGGTTCGAACCCACCGATTTCGACGCCGTCGTAGACATGTACGATGATCTCGACGCTTACAGCCGAACCCAGGGAATTCCGCCGACTACCCGGTCAAAGATAATCGATTGGATCGAATCCCTCTTTGAGGAGGGCTGGAACCTCGTCGTTGACGGGGATGGCGAACAAATAATCGCTCACACTGCGGCGATCCCGGATTCCGCCCCACGCCCCGAACTCGTGATATTCGTCCACCAATCGGTCAGAAATCGCGGCATCGGAACGGAACTACTCAAACACCTTGTCGCCCACGCAGGCGCACGAGAACACGAGGGGCTCAAGCTTCACGTTTCGCGGGGTAACAAACACGCTATCACCGTCTATGAGAACATCGGATTCGACGTCGCCAAGCGAGAAGCGTCCGATCTCGAGATGGAGCTCCCGATGAGCCATCCGATAGCGGATCGCGTACAGTTACCTCCGGCAGAGCGAGAGGAATAG
- a CDS encoding enoyl-CoA hydratase/isomerase family protein, with protein MSDTNFETIEWSFDEETGLGHITLDRPNAMNAINIQMQHDLIEAFDAFQALDDEADGVAVRAVILDAAGEKAFCSGLDVGEMSDFSTYHEKKRVPDLFCEMCAAFEGYDAPVIAAVDGLCLGGGFEIVMSSDFRFAVEDGTFGQPEVNFGVLPGGAAAQRLTTIVGASRAKELTMTGERIGATEAAEEGILTEVVDDEEELEERVDELATELANKPPLAVRSIKQASNITRNVGYDAGIEYASHAWPALAQSEDYAKAIEAFGTDEEPEFEGK; from the coding sequence ATGTCAGACACTAATTTCGAGACTATCGAGTGGTCCTTTGACGAGGAAACTGGTCTCGGTCACATCACGCTAGATCGCCCGAACGCGATGAACGCGATAAACATCCAGATGCAACACGACCTCATCGAGGCCTTTGATGCCTTTCAGGCGCTCGACGATGAGGCCGACGGAGTTGCAGTTCGGGCTGTAATTCTTGATGCGGCCGGTGAGAAAGCCTTCTGTTCTGGTCTCGACGTCGGGGAGATGAGTGATTTCTCGACCTACCACGAAAAGAAACGCGTCCCGGACCTCTTCTGTGAGATGTGTGCAGCCTTCGAGGGGTACGATGCACCAGTAATCGCGGCCGTAGATGGCCTCTGTTTGGGTGGCGGATTTGAGATTGTCATGTCCTCGGATTTCCGATTTGCGGTCGAGGACGGTACCTTCGGTCAGCCGGAGGTCAACTTTGGGGTCTTACCGGGTGGCGCCGCAGCACAACGGCTGACGACTATCGTCGGTGCAAGTCGCGCGAAGGAACTTACCATGACGGGAGAGCGGATCGGTGCCACCGAAGCTGCCGAGGAAGGCATCTTAACTGAAGTCGTCGACGATGAGGAAGAGCTCGAAGAGCGTGTCGACGAATTAGCCACCGAACTAGCAAATAAGCCCCCGCTAGCGGTCCGCTCGATTAAACAGGCATCCAACATTACCCGCAACGTTGGCTATGATGCTGGTATCGAGTACGCTAGCCACGCTTGGCCTGCACTGGCACAATCGGAGGATTACGCCAAAGCGATCGAAGCGTTCGGTACGGACGAGGAGCCCGAGTTCGAGGGGAAGTGA
- a CDS encoding ABC transporter ATP-binding protein has protein sequence MIKLDNIDVSYDNIQVIWDLKFQIAEDDGVVSIVGPNGAGKSTLLRVMSGLHPVDAGTVSVWGEDVSNLDPSDIVRRGFVHVSEERNLFGDMTVKENLEMGAYTTRDDLEETIQEVYDLFPILEERSDQRAGSMSGGQQQMLVIGRGLMAKPKILALDEPSEGLAPQITDRVFEKIDEISEDITVLLVEQHVNRALKMANRAYLLENGRIVREDTGMELLESDHVENAYL, from the coding sequence ATGATAAAGCTTGACAATATTGACGTCTCCTACGACAATATCCAAGTCATCTGGGATCTCAAATTTCAGATAGCCGAAGACGATGGCGTCGTTTCGATTGTGGGTCCGAATGGCGCTGGGAAATCAACCCTCCTCCGGGTAATGTCGGGACTACACCCCGTTGATGCGGGGACCGTGTCAGTCTGGGGTGAAGACGTCAGCAATCTCGATCCATCCGACATCGTCCGACGTGGATTCGTGCACGTCTCGGAGGAGCGGAATCTCTTCGGGGACATGACCGTCAAGGAAAACCTCGAAATGGGTGCGTATACCACCCGTGATGACCTCGAAGAGACAATTCAGGAAGTCTACGATCTCTTCCCGATACTCGAGGAACGATCTGACCAACGAGCAGGGTCGATGAGCGGTGGCCAACAGCAAATGCTCGTAATCGGTCGTGGACTGATGGCCAAGCCGAAGATTCTCGCACTTGACGAGCCTTCAGAGGGGCTGGCTCCCCAAATCACCGATCGTGTCTTCGAGAAGATTGACGAGATTAGCGAAGACATCACTGTGTTACTCGTCGAACAACACGTCAACCGCGCGCTCAAGATGGCTAACCGAGCATATCTTTTGGAAAATGGCCGTATAGTCCGCGAAGATACTGGAATGGAGCTTCTGGAAAGCGACCACGTTGAAAACGCATACCTCTGA
- a CDS encoding acyl-CoA thioesterase — protein MRAIDEHPVRFGELAGPLVHGAKFFDWQLISTQELAHAVEYPFEDLVAEDAIPYAPVKVDTTVHRYPTFDDVISTEVTPTHVGDSSVELVYEVVDSDGDPVSTAQMTHVTIAPEGGALPFPQAVQSRLEDRRENVDVNLSLQDESSGEYPTFNQSYSVNSPHIEGAELAYFEEYPRFADLALESFLADSGCQLSELAGDRQPFRLRDWHWEFKSPVHFDSILDVTSDIKSVSTERIQIAHTFRTDGEIRIQGTSEYGCFDRGGNPTTFTTEMTNPFER, from the coding sequence ATGCGAGCTATTGACGAACACCCGGTTAGGTTTGGTGAACTCGCTGGGCCACTAGTCCACGGTGCGAAGTTCTTCGACTGGCAGTTAATCTCGACCCAAGAACTTGCTCACGCAGTCGAATACCCCTTCGAGGATCTCGTCGCCGAAGATGCAATTCCGTATGCCCCCGTTAAGGTGGATACCACAGTCCATCGATATCCAACGTTCGACGACGTCATCTCGACCGAAGTGACGCCGACACACGTAGGTGACTCCAGCGTCGAGCTGGTCTATGAAGTGGTCGACAGCGATGGCGACCCCGTTTCGACAGCTCAAATGACACACGTTACGATCGCCCCTGAGGGCGGTGCGCTACCCTTCCCACAAGCTGTTCAGAGTCGACTCGAAGACCGTCGAGAGAATGTCGACGTAAATCTCTCTCTTCAAGACGAGTCGAGTGGGGAGTATCCGACGTTCAATCAGAGCTATTCTGTGAACAGCCCACATATCGAAGGGGCGGAGCTGGCGTACTTCGAGGAGTACCCTCGCTTCGCTGATCTCGCACTCGAGTCGTTTCTCGCCGATTCCGGTTGTCAACTGAGCGAACTCGCGGGCGACCGACAGCCGTTCCGCCTCCGCGATTGGCACTGGGAATTCAAATCTCCGGTCCATTTCGACTCGATACTCGACGTGACGAGCGATATCAAATCCGTCTCCACGGAGAGAATTCAAATCGCCCACACGTTCCGAACTGACGGCGAGATCCGGATTCAGGGAACTTCCGAATACGGCTGTTTCGACCGCGGCGGCAACCCAACGACGTTCACTACCGAGATGACCAATCCGTTCGAGAGGTGA
- a CDS encoding Rieske (2Fe-2S) protein yields the protein MSTKSPFDDRFTKVAETDEIERGDGIAVDVNGIEVAVFNVNGEFYAISNVCAHQCAPLDKAGEQKINADDTWTDTRGGVNEDACTVSCPWHLWEWDLETGEHEASGKRIGTFDVEVADGDVYVGI from the coding sequence ATGAGTACAAAATCACCATTCGACGATCGCTTCACCAAAGTCGCCGAAACTGATGAAATCGAACGAGGAGACGGAATCGCTGTAGACGTGAATGGGATTGAAGTCGCCGTGTTCAACGTCAACGGTGAGTTCTACGCGATTAGTAACGTGTGTGCTCATCAGTGCGCCCCGCTCGACAAGGCGGGTGAACAGAAGATCAACGCCGACGACACGTGGACAGACACGCGTGGAGGGGTTAACGAAGACGCTTGCACTGTAAGCTGTCCATGGCATCTCTGGGAGTGGGACCTCGAGACCGGCGAACACGAAGCATCCGGGAAGCGCATCGGTACTTTCGACGTCGAAGTAGCTGATGGAGACGTGTACGTCGGGATCTGA
- a CDS encoding amidase, which translates to MSNPRPPTADEIEQYAAVHHMELSEEEIEEMAAVIPELLGAYERLEELSPSKPEVKYPDGRAGVKPSTEDDPLNAFIRTCEVSGADSGLLSGYDVGLKDNVSLADVEMTFGSTVVPGYVPSIDATIVTRLLDSGASITGKLNMENLAFSGSGEMSAFGPVKNPHDTDHLAGGSSSGSAAAVVTEDVDVAIGGDQAGSIRIPAAWCGCVGHKPTYGLVPYTGILGLGRSFDHTGPLARNVVDCARVLEVIAGKDPLDPRQGTITTQSYTDVTDKDPTPGDLTIGVLEQGFGHEESEPDVDNTVRGALDAFAEAGAETTAVSIPMHLDGLPIWNGVANEGTTATIAGEGFGHFGNGYYDTDLMEAFAEARRKNADEYPPTIKLVATLGEYLAEEYHSHYYAKAQNLSRDLAAAYDDALKDVDVLAMPTTPQTAHERIENPSNLQIIDRAVDMLANTSPFDVTGHPAISVPAGTSNGLPVGVMFVGQHFDDATVLRTAHAFEQCVE; encoded by the coding sequence ATGTCCAATCCACGGCCACCGACTGCCGATGAAATCGAACAGTATGCTGCAGTTCATCACATGGAACTGTCCGAAGAAGAAATCGAAGAGATGGCGGCAGTCATCCCGGAGCTACTCGGTGCATACGAGCGCTTGGAAGAACTGTCGCCGTCAAAGCCGGAAGTCAAGTATCCGGACGGGCGTGCGGGTGTCAAACCATCGACCGAGGACGACCCACTTAATGCATTTATCCGAACCTGTGAAGTCTCAGGGGCCGACTCGGGACTGCTCTCTGGATACGACGTCGGCCTGAAGGATAACGTCTCCCTGGCCGACGTCGAAATGACATTTGGGTCTACTGTCGTTCCGGGATACGTGCCCTCAATCGACGCAACCATCGTCACACGGTTGCTCGACTCCGGAGCATCGATTACGGGGAAGCTGAACATGGAAAATCTCGCGTTTTCCGGCAGCGGAGAGATGTCCGCGTTCGGTCCCGTCAAAAACCCCCACGACACAGACCACTTAGCAGGAGGCTCGTCGAGCGGATCGGCTGCAGCCGTCGTAACCGAAGACGTCGACGTCGCAATCGGTGGTGACCAGGCCGGCTCGATACGTATTCCGGCCGCATGGTGCGGCTGTGTCGGTCATAAACCGACGTACGGGTTAGTTCCGTATACGGGCATCCTTGGCCTAGGACGTTCATTCGACCACACTGGCCCGCTCGCGCGGAACGTCGTCGACTGTGCCCGCGTCCTCGAAGTAATCGCTGGCAAGGATCCGCTAGACCCTCGACAGGGGACGATCACAACCCAGTCCTACACCGACGTGACCGACAAAGACCCGACTCCTGGCGATCTCACGATCGGCGTTCTAGAGCAAGGTTTCGGCCACGAGGAGAGCGAGCCGGACGTCGATAACACGGTTCGGGGCGCGCTTGACGCCTTTGCTGAGGCGGGTGCGGAGACCACTGCTGTCTCAATCCCGATGCACCTCGATGGACTGCCGATTTGGAACGGAGTCGCCAACGAGGGGACGACCGCGACCATCGCTGGTGAGGGCTTCGGTCATTTCGGAAACGGGTATTACGATACTGACTTGATGGAAGCGTTTGCCGAGGCTCGCCGGAAGAACGCCGACGAGTATCCTCCGACGATCAAACTCGTAGCGACGCTTGGAGAGTACCTCGCTGAGGAGTACCACAGCCACTACTACGCCAAGGCGCAGAACCTGTCGCGCGATCTCGCCGCTGCGTACGATGACGCCCTCAAAGATGTCGATGTACTGGCGATGCCAACGACGCCACAAACAGCCCACGAACGGATCGAGAACCCCTCCAACCTGCAGATCATCGATCGTGCAGTAGACATGCTCGCCAACACGTCTCCGTTCGACGTGACCGGCCATCCCGCTATTTCGGTTCCGGCCGGAACGAGCAACGGGCTTCCAGTTGGCGTGATGTTCGTCGGTCAGCACTTCGACGATGCAACCGTGCTACGGACTGCTCACGCCTTCGAACAGTGCGTCGAATGA